The following is a genomic window from Lactococcus carnosus.
TAACCTACTAATGATACGAAATAAGCTAAAAAAAAACAGGACTATGATTGACACTTTGACATCTTTTAAAAATCATGGTATCATGGATTAAATTGATATAAACAAAGGTTGGGCTGTGGCTTCAAGGTTTATTCTTCTTAGGGCAGGAAGAATACTTGAAGTCATGCCCTTTTTTTATGAAAGGTATTCCTACTTATGACACAACTTTTTATCCACGCACCCATTATTATCATCATTTTTGTTTTTGTGTTGGCACTAGTCACGCTTTCCAAGGCAACTGACTACTTGACAGATGCTGCTATCGTTATCTCAAAATCTTTTGGTATCTCGGACGTCATTATTGGCGCGACCATCGTATCATTAGGGACTAGCTTACCAGAATTTGCAACAACTATAAGTGCTTTAGCAAGTGGCGCAACTGATTTAGCATTAGGTAATGTCTTAGGCTCTATCATTACCAATACCAGTTTCATTCTAGGACTGGGGATCTTATATGGCAGTATACCCGTCTCAAAAAAATCTACTTTTAATGTAGGGGTTACATTTTTGGGAATCGTCAGTATTTATCTCATATCCCTATTGAATCATGCATCGGTACCTAGATTTCTAGGGTATATCCTATTAATTGCCCTACCGATATACCTGTTCCAATCCTTCAAAACAAGTCAAACTGATGAGGTGATTGCGCATCCAAATGCTAACAAAGAAAAAATGCCAGTGGCTAAACTAACGCTATTAATCCTAAAAGTCATTATTTCCGGATTAATCGTCGCATTAAGTTCAAGCTTTTTAGTGGCAACAGTCCAAGTTTCAGCAAGTAGAATCGGTATTTCTG
Proteins encoded in this region:
- a CDS encoding sodium:calcium antiporter, with translation MTQLFIHAPIIIIIFVFVLALVTLSKATDYLTDAAIVISKSFGISDVIIGATIVSLGTSLPEFATTISALASGATDLALGNVLGSIITNTSFILGLGILYGSIPVSKKSTFNVGVTFLGIVSIYLISLLNHASVPRFLGYILLIALPIYLFQSFKTSQTDEVIAHPNANKEKMPVAKLTLLILKVIISGLIVALSSSFLVATVQVSASRIGISEAIISATIVALGTSLPELSTVISSAKKGYGGLAFGNLIGASLMNLLFVLSTAVAFSKTPIIVPKSFLLFHFPIAIIIFLYLLYCIYNSKKHVLTKKEGLFFIILYIVYILYNLFAN